The genomic stretch TGAAGAAGCTTCCCCCTTCTCCACTCCTTGGCTTCCCGCCCTGGTTTGTCTGTTCCTTTCccacagaggcaggagaggcagcccCGGCAACACAGTGAGCCCGGATCTGCAGCGGAAAAGCCGCGGCCACCAAAGGTTCCGGTGCCGCAGGCCAACATTGTGCCTGGAGGGCTCACGCAGGCAGAGGTGGCGCAGCTGAGGGCTTGCGAGGAGGGCGAGGAGGTGGTGGGCGACATCATGGAGGAGCTGGTGGAACGAGTGATGGATGCCGCCTACAAATCCTACCTGGAGCGGCAGGTGGGCCTGGATCCGCGTCCTCCAGACCCATCtcctctctccccaacccctgcctgCTGGACTGAGACCCTGTCTCGCCTCCACAGTGTATTCCATACACAGTAGACTGGGCACGGGAGACCATGCTACAGATGGTCCAGTTGCGGTTCATGCCCCGGGATGAGGGAGAACCCAACCTGGCAGAGGACCCCACGTGGGCCGAGGACGAGGAACCCACACCCTGCCCGATTGACACCTGGGCTCGGGGAGCCGTGCCCGTGAGGTGCGCGCCCTCCTCAGTAGCACGGAAGAAGAGCCAAGGCACAgtaagcccagcccccagctactgctcacctcccacctcccgcCCCGCCACGTCTTTGTTCTCTTCGGGGCCTCTCTGAACTGCTCCAGCCTTAGGTCCTCTGTCTCCTGTGTCCACATCTCGCCGTCAGttttcttccctctcctgccTGGGGTTCCCATCTGAGAGTTgggtcccagccccagcctccaatTCCCTGCTTGAAACCTAGGCTTACCGTCGCCAGGCTTCGCTTCGAAGCTGCCCTTCCCCAGTCCTAGCCTCTGCATTCTCACCACGCACCTGGGGCTCCCCACTGTGGCCCGCAGCCCCAGATCCAAACTCTGGCCGGGTTCCTAGTGACCCAGCAGCTGGGAGGGGGAGGCCCAGTTGCTGCGTGAGCTGTGGGTGGGCTGCACCCGCATACTCCTGCAGGGCCTGGACCCCAAGGATCAGGAGAGCCAGGATCTTCAGAAGGGGCCTCACCCTGTGCCTGGAGTTCTCAAGGCCATGTCCCAGGTGGTGAGGAAGCCCACGTTGCTGCCGAAAGTGCTGAAGATGGCTCCTGGTGCGAGCACGTGGAACCCAGCCACCAAGCAGCTGCTTAGCCCTGCTGAACCTCAACAGGAGGACAAAGAGGACAGCACCTCTCGTCCCATCCACACGGGTGCCCCAGAACCCCAAGTGACGGTGGCACAGCCAACAAAAAACTCAGGTCCCCAAATATCATCACTCCCCTCCAAGCACCTGCCCCATTCTGGGCCCTGAACCTCAGGCAGTGGGAATCCCGCCTACCTTCTGTCTGCCTGCCAGAAATAAACACCCGCGTTGCCTTAACAATTGGCCCCATGCCTTTCAGTTTCTTCGAAGTGTGCGCTCACGGAACTGGAGAGGAGCAGTTGTCCTGCAGGCCTAGAAGATAGAACACTGACTCCCGGGAATAAGTGCATTACCACCCTTAGGGGACCCTGCTTTAGGGCCAAGGTGACTCCCCAGCAGAGGCAGTCTGGAGAGCCATCTGTCCGCAAAGGAGCAGACGTAAGAGTTGCGAGTGGGGGTCTGTCTCAGTTTGGAGTGTTCATTGAGTCTCATTCCAGtaggggaggaaggggatggcCCTGCATGAGCACAGAGCGATTCAAGGCATGAGGAATTTGATTTCTAGTCCCTGGGTCTCTCTCAGTTCACCTTAGCGCGCAAATCCAAGTTTCATGTGGAGACAAATCTGAGCCTATGCAGGGCTCAGGGTAGTCCCAGCTCTCTTGACCTTTGACATGGGCCAGCATTGGAGTGAGGCAGTCAGGTTACTAGGGAAAACAATTAAAGGAGGAACTCACTCTCAGGTTCAAACGGGGAGCTCCAACACTTCCAAGAGAGaatgcctccttaaattttgGGTCTGCTCCACGCCAACCTCTTGGTTAGTCTCCGTTTCGCTTTGGCTAGTCCCTCCCCACCTTCTATGTGGGCAACCTTCCACTGACAGGCCAGCATTCTCTGCTATGTCACTGTGGTTTCTACTCTGCACCCCAGTCTGGGGGCCCAGCTCTGTCCTCACTGTGGTCCTCCTGCTTAGACTAAGTGTGTATACCTGGCAAAAGTGTTATCTCTGGGACCTCCAGCACTGCTCCACAGACCTGACCGGGAAGACGGCAGTGGTGACTGGGGCCAAGAGCGGTGAGTGCTCATCCTGCCCTGTCACCTCACACAGGCCACAGCCTCCAACAGCCCCAAcagggagggcagagaggaggaTCAGCACCCTCTGTCAGACCCTTGTCTCTCCCCTTGCTCCGCTGCCCTCTCCGCGCTCCCCGGACCAGCCTTCTCTGAAGCTGCCCTCCCACAGGCATTGGGAAGGCTGTGTCCCAGGAGCTGGCCCGCCGCGGGGCGCGTGTGATCCTGGCCTGCCACAGCCGTGAGCGTGGACAGCGAGCCCTGGCCCAGATACGAGCAGCCTCACAGAGCAACCAGCTCCTGCTTGGTGAGGTGGACGTGAGCTCGATGGCCTCCATCCGGAGCTTTGCTCAGTGGCTTCTGCGTGAGCATCCAGAGATACACCTACTGGTTAACAATGCTGCAGTCTGCGGTGTGTGTCTTGACTGACTTCCCCTAAATGCATTTCAGGAGCCTCCTTTCTGGCTCAGGGACCCCAAAACAGGCATCCCCTAAGCCTAATCTGCATGTCCTGTGGCAACACCCTTAATTCGGACACTGTCCTAAAAAGCCTACCTTAAGTTGTAGCTTCACACTTCACTGCCCCGATGTTGGCACATACGTGCTCCTGGGGCTTTTTCTACTGAACCTCACTATATCCTCCCCAGACACCATCTCCCTCAGGGCTGTCATTCCATCACCCACCACCTGTGTTTTCGTCTCCTCCCATGATTGCCCACAACACGTGCTCCAGAGGGCCTTGCTGTCACCCTTGCCACCAACTACACTGGACCCTTTCTGCTCACAAATCTGCTCCAAGGTAAGGAAGGTTGGGTGCTTATCTTCTGTGCTGCCCCTGTGTCTTCACTCCTCTGGCATTGTCGTGGCTTACCGCCTCCCATGGCACCCAGATGCTTGCTGAACGATGACCCAGTACACTTTTGCTGGACACAGCAGGGGAACCCACTTGGCACCAGCCAGGATTAGGAGGCTGGTAACCGAATCAGTCAGCCCCAAATACAAGAAGGTGTAAGATCTGTACCGGCCGCCTCTCCTTCCCCAGGTCTGCGTACTAGCCCGGCCAGGAGTCAGGCGTCTCAGCAGAAgcttcctgaggtcactgggCTGCTGGGGTTGAGGAGGTTcttcctggggaggtgggggtgggtggcaggCACATCCTCCCTAACAATGTTTTCCAGGTTGTCTAATAGCCTCTGAGGAAGCTGGTTagtttttggccaggtaatacaaAGAACAAAATCGAAAGCATGAAAGTGTACAAGAGGGTatgcagaaaaaaaggagaaaaggaataaaaggaaagggaagaagtcTCCTCTCCTTGAGAAGCAGCTGCCCACCCCCCTCCTGGGGGGCAATTAAAGTGGCCCCACCTGGAAAGTGGAGAAAGAGCAAGGCCAGACTCTGCACATTTGCAAGTACATATGTTTCTTCCCCTTTCCAAAATGCACACTATGCTGCAACATCCTGTCTGTGCCTCGCTTATGACAGTTCCTTAAACTGTCTTCTCTCCTGTCTCCCCTCCTGCCACCAAATCACCGTTCGTCATACCACTGTCTTGCTTCAGGTCCTTTGAAGGTGCTCTGTGCTTTATAGACATAAAAACTAAGCTGCTTCTCCCCACTTACAAGTCCGTCTGCAGACTGGGAACCTCACCGTTGCCTTTCCCAGACCTACACTCTTGTCACCAGCCAGCCGATCTGTGTCTCTTGGACCACTCTGTTTTTTAATTCTGGCTGCGCTTTTGCACGTCTGTTTCCCTTTATCTGGaatatcccttcccatccctttaaGGTAGAGTAGCGCTAGCTCAGCTGCCCACACCCAGCACAGATACCGCCTGTGCTGTGGGCTCTGCCCTCACCCCTCTGCCTCCCCGGCTGCCCCACTTCCAGGGCTCCTGAGGCCCCTGTGCATGTCTCTGCTCCTGCCCTGATGCTGCTGCATGAAGATCAGCCTCCAGCTCGGCTGCGAGCCCCCTTGGCCTTCACGTCACTGTGTCTGCGAGTTTGGGTCCATTGTCCTCTTTAAGAATGATTTTCTCTCCAGCAGGTTTTGGCTAGATACCTCCTGCTCAGCTTTTCATTTGTGATTCTTCCTTTAAATGTAGGCTCAAGACAGTTTTAGCATTTTGAAACAACAGGCAAACTCATACGTGACAGCTAGTATTTTTCACACTTTCTATaatccagactttttttttattagatactctttttttctttttctttttttaagatttaactTGTTCTCTTGATACTAATTACACTTTCTTTCTGAAGGtagtttaaaaagttttttttaagccCCACTTTTCCAAGTATCTCTGCATATGTTTCTTTTCCCCTGAACTTAGCACCTGTATGTCCTTAGCCCATAGGTTGTGTCTGCCGGGGTCCAGGGGCCTAATGGATAGTCGCGCGATGAATAAGTAAGTGACTGAGTGTATGAATGTGTGAAAGACAGCTTTCACAGCATTTCCAGTCTCTCCTTCCCCCTCTTAGCCCTCAGTGAGATTAAAAACATGAACCAGGATCAATTACATTACCTCCAGCTGGCAAGTGGAAGAAAAGCAAGGCAAAACTCCACTTTTATTTTaggcaaaaaaaaccccacaagaaacaaaaaacaaaacccccaaacaaaacaaaagacacacTAAATAAAACAGGAGAGAAAGCCTGAGGAAAGCAACTGAGATGGAAATGCAGTCTCAGGCCACATTCAGCCGTCCTGCGCCTCACCTGGGCGCCTGCGTGGGCGGCCTGCTCTCCTGGAGTCTCATGAAGAAGCAGGCTGGGGAGTGGGCAGGGGAGTCTGCTGCAGGACTTGCGCTGAAAGTGTGtggtcctccctcctcccagggacCCTACAACGGGCAGGGGCAGCCCGAGTGGCCAATGTGTCTTCCTTCCGGGAAGAGAAAGGGTACATTGATGAGGAACATCTGATGGGGGCTGGCAGACCTTTGACCTTCAACCAGAGCTATGATTGCAGCAAATGCCTTTGGCCTCATTCGCTGGGAAGCTGGCCCAGAGACTTCAAGGGACAGGTATTTGCCTCTGGCAGCCCCTACTCCTCCACTCCCAAGGCACCTCTCAGTCCTTCACATCTCATCCCAACATGTTCTGTCCATGAAATATTCCCAGTATCCCCCGAGCCAGCTGTTTACCTCCACCCTTTATCATCTGTGTGCCCTCTGTTTCTCTCAACCCCATCTTCACATCTCCTCTTCAACCTTTCTTCCAATTCTCATCGCCCACAACTCCCTCTCCCAGTACTTTCCAATACCAACACCATCCACTGTGCTCCCCGCTAAAGTTCATCCAACAGTTTCAAGCACTGAAGTCCCCTTCCTGGTCGGATATCGCCATTCATGTGAGTTACAGAACCCTGACTTCCGGGTCACCTCCACCCAGCAGGGCTGGTAGGGTCCTCCCTTTTTCGCACATTGTAGAACCATGTTTAAccctttcctcctctctgctTTGCACTACACCTGTTTCTCCCTCTCGCAGGTGTGACTGTGAGCTCCGTGGACCCTGGCGTTGTATACACGGAGACCATGAAGAATTTCTCTTGTTCCATCGTTTCATCTTCTGGCTCAGCCTCTTCTttagggtgggtggggaggagctgGCTCTGCCTGAAGGGCTTGGGGCAGGGGGTCTGCTGCACAGTGTGTCCCTTCAGGCTACAGCCTGCCTGgcttttatccctcctcctcccccccacccccatgtctcTGCAGAACAGCAGACAGGGTGCAGTCCCAGCGCTCTACCTGAGCTTGGCAAAGGAGCTACATGGCATTTCTGGAAAACATTCTAGCAGTTCCTGTGTGATGACTCTTGCCCCTAAAGCTGCCCGAGATCCTCACGTCGCCCAAAGCCTCTGGGATACTTCAGCCCGACTAACACATCTAGACAAGATGAGCTGACCCTCTGTGACCCCCGCCCTGACTCGCCACCTTCCCCCGACTCCCAGCCCTCACTCAGATTATGCCTTCTGCTTGTCAGTTCCAAGGGTCAGTCAATCACCTTGTTCGGTGTAATGACCACTTCCTCTTCCTGTTGGCTCCGGTGCATGAGAGCTCAGCTTAGCCTGAGGGCAGTTTCAGCTTCCACTTTATAGTCAGTTCTCAGATGGAAGTGTTCATCGCTTGGGCACTAGGATCTCCAGACCTACCGAGCCCCACGTTGTGATGACGGGGAGAGAAAGTCCTTCCGGTGGTGGCTATTAGGGCGCCAGGGAAAGGGGGGCTTCCACCTGTGCCTCTCGGGTCCTGGCTTCAGGGAGGCAGCACCACGTAGTGTCCTCTGGACGAAGGCATACACCACGTGCTGTAGGGCTGCACCCCAGCTTCTCAGGGTGTTGTGTCCCAGCTGGTTCGGTAAGAGCCCCGTAATGGTTCCATCTTTCTATCGAGCCAGCTTCTACTAGGCTCTGAGTCATGTGATAAGGCAGGTGAATTCTCGGCGTGAGAGCCCACTGCTTCTTTTCTAGGGTCTTTGTTCATCagcagaagtttgtttttttttttttaatgggagtcctggggattgaacctaggacctcgtgcatgctgagcacgctcTCTGCAGCTGAGCCACACCCTCTCCCTCATCAGCATAACTTTTGGAATCAGCTTTTCAAATTTCACACAAACAAATCCTTTTGGGATTGCGCTGCATCTACGTGGGAGGATCGATGTGTGTATGATAGCGAGTGGCCCTGAACGTGAACACGGTGTACTTACATCTATTTAAGTCTCATTAATACCTTCATaaagtttttaataattttatccaTAAAGATCATGCATAAGTTTTACTGTAATTCCAGGTACCCTGCTTTTTATGCTATTGCATGTGGtattttaaaactcatatatTAATCATGTATCATACAACTTTATTAAGTTCTCTAATTCTAATAAGTTATCTGTAGTTTTTCCACATAGAACATCACACCATCGAGGGATAATAACAGATTTATTTCTCCCCTTTCAGCTATGATAAATCTTGTTTCTTTTCCGAGACCTTAATTGATTTTCTAGTATGAAACCAAACTTGCTTTTAAACCAACTTGGTCAGAGTATTACTTTCATATACATTGCTAAATTTAGTATGCTCATGCTTTCGTCTGGAACTTTTTGCTGCGTCCATAAATAAGACTGGCTATACTGCCCTTTTCCTTACTTATATTGCCATTGTCTGGTTTTGCTGTCGTGGGtgtattcattttataaaatgaatttgtgTTCATCCAGGGACATCATATGAGAAGCAAATGTCAATTAATTGAGGATTAGGTGTACAAGAAACTTGACAGGGGAAATAGCTGTGAGGGAAAATGgaggagaagctgggagaagcTGGGAGACCCACCAGACAGTGAGACCAGTCTGGCCCTGAGTGAGGAGAGAAGGCTGGGAAGGAGCATCTTAGGGTGCAGTGgagtaatttttccatttttaacctCCCTCTCTTGTTTTGAAAGTAtacagtctatttctgttctttattggTTTGTCTAAAAATTTTAACCTGTATGTTTAATTTAACAGTATCTTTAatcaatatctttatttttcttttaaacagtaCATAGATCTTAGAATTCTTCAACATTAATCATTCCCTTTGAATTTGTATACTTTTGTAACccagtattttaattatttcattaatttcataAATcaggtattttgttattttcaataacaaaattgatatttttatcaGTTGATATTTGCGTAGATTTAcccatatatttaatattttctttgctCACTGTTCTTTTTTATGTCTCAGATCTTCTATCTGAGATTATTTTCCTATCTTGAAGTATATCCTTAGAAATTTCTTTGATGAGGATTTGTGGTAGACAGACTTCTAAGGTGGCTCCCAAGTTTCCTACCCCCTAGTGTACACATTCTCCAAAATCTCCTCCTGAGTGTGCGAAGAACTCCTGAACATGATGGCAGTTTACTCCTGCAATTATGTTATATATCTGGTAAAGGGATTTGCTGATGTAATGAAAGCCAGAACCatttggctctgtgtgtgtgtgtgtgtgtgtgtgtgtgtgtgtgtgtgtgtatgtgtgtgtgtgtacagtatTTTTTCATGTCTACCATAGTTTTCTTCACCTCTTTCAGTtacatttttctgtgtttgagtTCCTCAAAGCTTTCCAAGGTTTGagtcattcattaattcattcattaaataaataagcattttgcagctacatggaaggacctggagatcgtcattctaagtgaagtcagccagaaagagaaagaaaaataccatatgatatcactcatatgtggaatctaaaaaaagaaaaaagaggacactgatgaactcatctacataacaggaacagactcgcagacacagtaaacaatcttagggTTATGGTTGtggagagggggaagggggtgggatgggataaatttgggagtttgagatttccaaatggtagccactatatataaaaatgggtaagaaacattttttctgtagagcacagggaactatattcaatatcttgtaataatctttaatgaaaaagaatatgaaaacaaatattgtatgtatatgcatgactgggacattgtgctctacaccagaaattgacacattgtaattgactatacttcaagaattttaaaaaagcagcagTTATAACAAAATGAAGAATCTGTGCTCTTGACCCACAGTAAAATACCCATCAATtcctttaattaattaactaattaaatgTGTTTGTGGCATGTCAGCTGATCAAGACATTGTTGTATATGTTATTGTCCTACAGTGATGGATAAAATAGACAAGCATCCATGAAGTCAAGGGGTGTATATTCTAGCAGAGTGAGAGACATAATAAACACAAATATGTCATAAGATTCCATAGTCATGAGTGCTGTGGACACACAAgaagcaagaaaggaaagaaggagtaCCGTGATGAGGGGCTGGGGTTGAAATTTTAAATAGGTTGGCCAGGTAAAGACTCAAGAAACCAGTTGGCTTTGAGTTAATAAAAAGAAAGGCTATTTCGGGTGGACCGGACCTAATCAGGTGAGCCCTCGAAAAGGGTTCAGGCTTTGTCAGAAGTCAGAGAGTCTCCTGTTCACCTTGAAGAAGCACACTGCCCCGTTGTGGAGCGGGCCACGTGGCCTCTAGCAGTTGAGGCTTCAGTTCTGCGGTTGCAAGGAGCAGAATTTTGTCAATAACCggtgagcttggaagaggaccAGGAGCGCAGATGAGACTGCAGCCCTGAATGACACCTGGATTTCAGCCTGGTGAGatcctgagcagaggacccagccaACCTGGGTGCGACAacacatgttttcttttaagccaCTGGGTTTGTAGTCACTTCTTATCCAGAAATAGGTCCAAATACAGGATCTAGTAATAGCAAACTCCTTCAGTTtcgtttgaaaatgtctttatttcgcCCTCATTTTTTAAGAATCATTTCGCTGGCTAAAGCTGACAGTTACTGTCTCTTATTctgctgaaaatagtattttttgtCTCTGGCTTTCATTGTTGCTGTTGAGAAATCAGATACTAATCCAACAGTTACTTTGTGGGGAATCTGCTCTCTATACTTCAAAtccccttttctgtttttaaaagtaagtGAAACATACGCATTTTATATATGTAACAAAATTCCAATGTCAGTAATCTTTGCAGGTTTGAATGGTTATGGCAGcttgtttctttgtgtgtttagTGACCTTGTACCCCATGGTGCTTGGAGGTTTAGCTCTAGGAATGATTAGAGTCCTAGGATTAAGGTACATTCCCCAGAGAGAGTTTACATTTAGTTTGGCCAGGTTTCCAGGAGTGCTATACTGACTTGGACCACTTTAACTTAAATTCTTGTCTTGGAATTTTTGGGTCACTCACATGGTATACACTCTGCCCCCAAATGTGTGTGAGTacaaacttattattttgaattataaatGAGGCTTCCCCCCCAGTGGGAAGCCTAGATACTTTCCTTCTATACCTAATTTGTTGAGCATTATTATCATAAACAGATATTCAGTTTTGTCAAATacttctgcatctactgagatgatcatatgaattgcatttttattctgtaatatgatttatcatttattaatttgcatatattgaaacaTTCTTGCATCCACAGATAAATTCTATTTAATCACGGTGTACGGTTCTTTTAAGTTGCTGCTGAATTCGGTCTGCTAGCGTTTAAGCATTTTTACATCCACATTCATCAAGGATACGGGCttgcagtttcctttttctgtagtGTCCACACCTGGCAACGGTATTGGGCAATGAGGCCTTGTGAAATGAGTTTAGGGGTGTTGACTCCACTCTGAGTTTTTGAGAGTTTGAtaaggattggtattaattctgtaaatgtttggtaggCTTCACCAGGGAAGCCATCTCATCCTGAGATTCTCTGTGTTGGGCAGttattaattactgattcaatctccttactcataattgttcaaattttctatttcttcggGATTCACTCTTTATACGTTGCATGTTTCTAGAAATTGACCCATTTCATCTCGGTTATTCAGTT from Vicugna pacos chromosome 19, VicPac4, whole genome shotgun sequence encodes the following:
- the LOC102536070 gene encoding uncharacterized protein C2orf81 homolog encodes the protein MADKGSRQERQPRQHSEPGSAAEKPRPPKVPVPQANIVPGGLTQAEVAQLRACEEGEEVVGDIMEELVERVMDAAYKSYLERQCIPYTVDWARETMLQMVQLRFMPRDEGEPNLAEDPTWAEDEEPTPCPIDTWARGAVPVRCAPSSVARKKSQGTGLDPKDQESQDLQKGPHPVPGVLKAMSQVVRKPTLLPKVLKMAPGASTWNPATKQLLSPAEPQQEDKEDSTSRPIHTGAPEPQVTVAQPTKNSGPQISSLPSKHLPHSGP